The DNA window ATATGCGAAAACTGTGGAGTTGTCTCCGATGTTGCTGTCCAAGCGCCGAGTCGCGAGATCTGAGTGCCACCACAGCGGTCTAATACATTCTTCAGAAGGTGATAACGTCTTACGAATACATCGAATTGACCTCAATGACGTTAGCTGCCTGTGCTATTACCCCACTGAGATCGTTCTCGATTCGCTCGTCTGTCATTCGCTGTGACGGTCCTGAGATACTGAGTGCCCCCAACACATCAGTGTCAGGAGCGGCAATAGCCATCCCGATACAGCGTACCCCGGGAATGTTTTCCTCGTCGTCGATAGCGTAGCCCCGCTGTCGTGTTTTCGCTAATTCTTCATGTAGATCATCAGCGTGTGTGATCGTTGCCTCGGTCCGTTTGGGTAGGCCGTGTCGCTCGATAATTTGTTCGACCTGTTCTGGCGACAGCTCAGCTAATATCGCTTTGCCAAGTGATGTTGAGTGCATCGGCATTCGTTTTCCGATACTCGAAACAGTTTCCACGGCAGCATCTCCACGGGCTTTAGAAATGTAGACGACCTGCCCCGCTTCTTCAGCGCCGAAATGGACGAGTTCACCGGTATCGA is part of the Halocatena salina genome and encodes:
- a CDS encoding IclR family transcriptional regulator, whose product is MKNGYTYSLSLRFLDIAEYVKNEVAKHDIVEDEVNSLAVDTGELVHFGAEEAGQVVYISKARGDAAVETVSSIGKRMPMHSTSLGKAILAELSPEQVEQIIERHGLPKRTEATITHADDLHEELAKTRQRGYAIDDEENIPGVRCIGMAIAAPDTDVLGALSISGPSQRMTDERIENDLSGVIAQAANVIEVNSMYS